Proteins co-encoded in one Ponticoccus alexandrii genomic window:
- a CDS encoding ABC transporter ATP-binding protein — translation MNVRPDFSKHANQAETAPAFLSVWDMHAYYGESYIVQGISFNVHEGEILALLGRNGAGKTTTLRSIARMDSPQVNQGEIWLDHQPLHNMRSHQAAQVGLGLVPEDRSIIPGLTVEENLKLAQIAPPIGWSIERLYDLFPRLGERRNQEGVTLSGGEQQMLSIARALARDIKVLLLDEPYEGLAPVIVDEIEKTLRHIKEQGMTTIIVEQNAVRALQLADRAVILDTGSIVFDGSAAEVLENESLRAEYLAI, via the coding sequence ATGAACGTCAGACCCGACTTTTCCAAGCACGCCAACCAGGCCGAAACCGCGCCCGCCTTCCTGTCCGTCTGGGACATGCACGCCTATTACGGCGAAAGCTACATCGTGCAGGGCATTTCCTTCAACGTTCACGAGGGCGAGATCCTCGCCCTGCTGGGCCGCAACGGGGCGGGCAAGACCACGACACTGCGATCCATCGCGCGGATGGACAGCCCGCAGGTCAACCAAGGCGAGATCTGGCTGGATCACCAGCCACTGCACAATATGCGGTCGCATCAGGCGGCGCAGGTGGGGCTGGGGCTGGTGCCCGAGGACCGCTCGATCATCCCCGGCCTGACGGTCGAGGAAAACCTGAAGCTGGCGCAGATCGCCCCGCCCATCGGCTGGTCCATCGAACGGCTCTACGACCTTTTTCCGCGCCTCGGCGAGCGCCGCAATCAAGAGGGTGTGACGCTGTCGGGTGGCGAGCAGCAGATGCTGTCAATCGCCCGGGCGCTGGCGCGTGACATCAAGGTGCTGCTGCTGGACGAGCCCTACGAAGGCCTCGCCCCGGTGATCGTCGACGAGATCGAGAAGACCCTGCGCCACATCAAGGAACAGGGCATGACCACCATCATCGTGGAACAGAACGCGGTGCGCGCCCTGCAACTGGCGGACCGGGCGGTGATCCTCGACACCGGCTCCATCGTCTTCGACGGCTCCGCCGCCGAGGTGCTGGAGAACGAAAGCCTGCGGGCCGAGTATCTGGCGATCTGA
- the acs gene encoding acetate--CoA ligase yields the protein MNKTYPPSAELASKAHVDAAKYETMYAASVADPAAFWGQQAERLDWIKAPTEIKNTDFTLGQVSIEWFRDGTLNVAANCIDRHLETRGQQTAIIWEPDDPSEPAQSISYADLHRRTCRMANVLESMGVRKGDRVIIYLPMIPEAAYAMLACARIGAVHSIVFAGFSPDALAARVNGCDAKVVITADEAPRGGRKTPLKSNADKALLHCKDSVKCLVVKRTGGQTTWTEGRDFDYNEMALEADDYCRPVEMKAEDPLFILYTSGSTGQPKGVVHTTGGYLVYAALTHEVTFDYHDGDVYWCSADVGWVTGHSYIVYGPLANGATTLMFEGVPTWPDASRFWQVCEKHKVTQFYTAPTAIRALMGQGNDFVTKCDLSSLRLLGTVGEPINPEAWNWYNDVVGGGRCPIVDTWWQTETGGHMMTPLPGAHATKPGAAMKPFFGVQPVVLDPQSGEEIHDSPTEGVLAIKDSWPGQMRTVWGDHERFEKTYFSDYKGYYFSGDGCRRDADGDYWITGRVDDVINVSGHRMGTAEVESALVAHEKVAEAAVVGYPHEIKGQGIYCYVTLMSGIEPDEELRKELRTWVRTEIGPIASPDLIQWAPGLPKTRSGKIMRRILRKIAENDYGALGDTSTLADPSVVDDLIENRMNKG from the coding sequence ATGAACAAGACCTACCCGCCCTCGGCCGAGCTGGCCTCGAAGGCGCATGTTGATGCGGCTAAGTACGAAACGATGTATGCGGCCTCGGTCGCGGATCCGGCGGCTTTCTGGGGGCAGCAGGCAGAGCGGCTGGACTGGATCAAGGCGCCGACCGAGATCAAGAACACCGACTTCACGCTGGGCCAGGTCAGCATCGAGTGGTTCCGCGACGGCACGCTGAACGTCGCCGCCAACTGCATCGACCGCCACCTCGAGACCCGCGGCCAGCAGACCGCCATCATCTGGGAGCCCGACGATCCGTCGGAGCCCGCCCAGTCGATCAGCTATGCCGACCTGCACCGCCGCACCTGCCGCATGGCCAACGTTCTGGAATCCATGGGCGTCCGCAAGGGCGACCGCGTCATCATCTACCTGCCGATGATCCCCGAGGCCGCCTACGCCATGCTGGCCTGCGCGCGCATCGGCGCGGTCCATTCCATCGTCTTCGCCGGCTTCTCTCCCGATGCGCTGGCCGCCCGGGTGAACGGCTGCGACGCCAAGGTGGTGATCACCGCCGACGAGGCCCCCCGCGGCGGCCGCAAGACCCCGCTGAAATCCAATGCCGACAAGGCCCTGCTGCACTGCAAGGACAGCGTGAAGTGCCTCGTCGTCAAGCGCACGGGCGGCCAGACCACCTGGACCGAAGGGCGCGACTTCGACTACAACGAGATGGCGCTCGAGGCCGACGACTACTGCCGCCCCGTGGAAATGAAGGCCGAGGACCCGCTGTTCATTCTCTACACCTCCGGTTCGACGGGTCAGCCCAAGGGTGTTGTGCACACGACGGGTGGATATTTGGTTTACGCCGCCCTGACGCATGAGGTCACCTTCGATTACCACGACGGCGACGTCTACTGGTGCTCGGCCGACGTGGGCTGGGTCACGGGCCATTCCTACATTGTTTACGGGCCCTTGGCGAACGGGGCCACCACGCTGATGTTCGAGGGCGTGCCGACCTGGCCCGACGCCTCGCGCTTCTGGCAGGTCTGCGAAAAGCACAAGGTCACGCAGTTCTACACCGCGCCCACGGCGATTCGCGCGCTGATGGGACAGGGTAACGACTTCGTAACGAAATGCGATCTAAGCTCGCTGCGACTCCTCGGGACGGTGGGCGAGCCGATCAACCCCGAGGCGTGGAACTGGTACAACGACGTCGTGGGCGGCGGGCGCTGCCCCATCGTCGACACCTGGTGGCAGACCGAAACCGGCGGCCACATGATGACGCCCCTGCCCGGCGCGCATGCGACCAAACCGGGCGCGGCGATGAAGCCCTTCTTCGGCGTTCAGCCGGTCGTTCTCGACCCGCAGAGCGGCGAGGAAATCCATGACAGCCCGACAGAGGGCGTTCTGGCCATCAAGGACAGCTGGCCGGGGCAGATGCGCACCGTCTGGGGCGATCACGAGCGCTTCGAGAAGACCTACTTCTCGGACTACAAGGGGTATTACTTCTCGGGTGATGGCTGCCGCCGGGACGCCGACGGCGACTACTGGATTACGGGCCGCGTCGACGACGTGATCAACGTCTCGGGCCACCGCATGGGCACGGCAGAGGTCGAATCGGCACTGGTGGCACATGAAAAGGTGGCCGAGGCCGCGGTCGTGGGCTACCCGCACGAGATCAAGGGCCAGGGCATCTACTGCTACGTGACCCTGATGTCGGGCATCGAGCCGGACGAGGAGCTGCGCAAGGAGCTGCGCACATGGGTCCGCACGGAAATCGGCCCCATCGCCAGCCCCGACCTGATCCAGTGGGCCCCGGGCCTACCCAAGACCCGCTCCGGCAAGATCATGCGCCGCATCCTGCGCAAGATCGCCGAGAACGACTACGGCGCCTTGGGTGACACATCCACACTCGCAGACCCATCCGTCGTCGACGACCTCATCGAGAACAGGATGAACAAGGGCTGA
- the mlaD gene encoding outer membrane lipid asymmetry maintenance protein MlaD: MTHSTTEVAVGGAVLAAAIAFAVYTVQATGFSLGASGYDLRASFRSIEGVNVGTDVRLAGVKVGAVTGIVLNAETYRADTVVTLNEGIQVPDDSAIVIASEGLLGGNFVEISPGGSPFYYEAGDEILDTQGSVSLLTLLLRYVGGGDEE; this comes from the coding sequence ATGACCCATTCCACCACCGAGGTCGCCGTGGGCGGCGCGGTCCTTGCGGCCGCCATTGCCTTTGCCGTCTACACGGTTCAGGCGACCGGCTTTTCGCTGGGCGCGTCGGGCTATGACCTGCGCGCCTCTTTCCGGTCTATCGAAGGGGTCAACGTCGGCACGGACGTGCGGCTGGCGGGCGTCAAGGTGGGGGCCGTCACCGGCATCGTGCTGAACGCGGAAACCTACCGCGCCGATACCGTGGTCACGTTGAACGAGGGCATCCAGGTGCCCGACGACAGCGCCATCGTCATCGCGTCAGAGGGCCTTCTGGGCGGCAACTTTGTCGAGATCTCGCCGGGCGGCTCGCCTTTCTATTACGAGGCCGGGGACGAGATCCTCGACACGCAGGGTTCTGTCAGTCTGCTGACGCTGCTCTTGCGCTACGTGGGCGGCGGAGACGAGGAATGA
- the accB gene encoding acetyl-CoA carboxylase biotin carboxyl carrier protein codes for MSTKTHDADVAFIKALAQLLRENDLTELEVIREYSEDDSLNVRVSRAAPVAAPAPAPVQVTAAAAPAPAAAPAPAAADLPEDPADHPGAVTSPMVGTVYMQAEPGAPAFITVGKQVAEGDTLLIVEAMKTMNHIPAPRSGTVKRILVEDGAPVEYGAPLVILE; via the coding sequence ATGAGCACCAAGACCCATGACGCTGACGTGGCCTTTATCAAGGCGCTGGCCCAGCTCCTGCGGGAAAACGACCTGACCGAACTGGAGGTCATCCGCGAGTACAGCGAGGACGACAGCCTGAACGTCCGCGTCAGCCGCGCCGCCCCGGTCGCTGCCCCGGCCCCCGCGCCCGTGCAGGTCACCGCCGCAGCCGCGCCCGCGCCCGCCGCAGCCCCGGCCCCCGCAGCGGCGGACCTGCCCGAGGACCCCGCCGACCACCCCGGGGCCGTGACCTCGCCCATGGTGGGCACCGTCTATATGCAGGCCGAACCCGGCGCGCCCGCCTTCATCACCGTGGGCAAGCAGGTCGCCGAGGGCGACACCCTGCTGATCGTCGAGGCGATGAAGACCATGAACCACATTCCCGCGCCGCGGTCCGGGACCGTCAAGCGCATCCTCGTCGAGGACGGCGCCCCGGTCGAATACGGCGCGCCCCTGGTCATCCTGGAATAA
- a CDS encoding branched-chain amino acid ABC transporter permease: MFGLEKKDSLLLLIVAILTMCAPFILNPFPTDSGLAQFNAGYPDLMQRFVIFGIFAIGFNILFGLTGYLSFGHAAFLGVGSYSAVWMFKLLSMNIIPAIVLSVIIAGLFALVIGYVSLRRTGIYFSILTLAFAQMSFALAYSVLTPITNGETGLQLTLSDPRVLGVSATEDGSIPVTNLFGAEMRSAMDVAMGPWTFTFSVGYYVCAVAMLLAFYLSIRIFRSPFGMMLRAIKSNQTRMNYTGLNPRPYTLAAFVISGMYAGLAGGLMAAMDPLAGAERMQWTASGEVVLMTILGGAGTLIGPVLGAGLIKYFENIFSKINDNVLHGWFAFMPDGIEDFMVTLVHPFVGKGWHLTLGIMFMLVVIFLPGGLVEGGQRIGRMIRGRKARDAKSTATKPAE, translated from the coding sequence ATGTTCGGACTAGAGAAAAAAGACAGCCTTCTGCTGCTGATCGTCGCCATCCTGACGATGTGCGCGCCCTTCATCCTGAACCCCTTTCCTACCGACAGCGGGCTGGCACAGTTCAACGCGGGCTATCCCGACCTGATGCAGCGCTTCGTGATCTTCGGGATCTTCGCCATCGGCTTCAACATCCTGTTCGGCCTGACCGGGTACCTGTCCTTCGGCCACGCGGCCTTTCTGGGAGTGGGATCGTATTCGGCGGTCTGGATGTTCAAGCTGCTGAGTATGAACATCATCCCGGCAATCGTCCTGTCGGTCATCATCGCGGGACTGTTCGCGCTGGTCATCGGCTACGTCAGCCTGCGCCGGACGGGGATCTACTTCTCGATCCTGACGCTGGCCTTCGCGCAGATGTCCTTTGCGCTGGCCTACTCGGTGCTGACACCGATCACCAACGGCGAGACCGGCCTGCAGCTGACCCTCAGCGACCCGCGCGTGCTGGGCGTCAGCGCGACCGAGGACGGCTCCATCCCCGTGACCAACCTCTTCGGGGCCGAGATGCGCTCTGCCATGGATGTCGCGATGGGGCCGTGGACCTTCACCTTCTCGGTCGGCTACTACGTCTGCGCCGTGGCGATGCTGCTGGCCTTCTACCTGTCGATCCGCATCTTCCGCTCCCCCTTCGGGATGATGCTGCGGGCGATCAAGTCGAACCAGACGCGGATGAACTACACCGGCCTGAACCCGCGCCCCTACACGTTGGCGGCCTTCGTGATCTCCGGCATGTACGCGGGTCTTGCGGGCGGCCTCATGGCGGCGATGGACCCGCTGGCCGGGGCCGAGCGGATGCAGTGGACCGCCTCGGGCGAGGTCGTCCTGATGACCATCCTCGGCGGTGCCGGCACCCTGATCGGGCCGGTGCTGGGCGCGGGCCTGATCAAGTACTTCGAGAATATTTTCTCGAAGATCAACGACAACGTCCTGCATGGCTGGTTCGCCTTCATGCCCGACGGGATCGAGGACTTCATGGTCACCCTGGTGCACCCCTTTGTCGGCAAGGGCTGGCACCTGACCCTTGGCATCATGTTCATGCTGGTGGTGATCTTCCTGCCCGGCGGCCTTGTCGAAGGCGGCCAGCGGATCGGACGCATGATCCGCGGCCGCAAGGCACGGGACGCCAAATCCACCGCCACCAAGCCCGCGGAATAA
- the aat gene encoding leucyl/phenylalanyl-tRNA--protein transferase — MTVTPELLLQAYRTGIFPMAETRDDLEIFWVDPRRRGVLPLDGFHASRSLANRLRRDAFTVTLNTDFIGVIDGCADRPETWISGGIRDLYARLHAMGHAHSLEVHAEGTLVGGVYGVTLGAAFCGESMFSRRTDASKVALAWLTCHLARCGFTLFDTQFLTTHLASLGAVEITREAYRDALSLALSCPADILSRPLPASGAEVAQHHRRNAQEVEQRNTQTS; from the coding sequence ATGACCGTCACCCCAGAGCTTCTTCTTCAGGCCTATCGAACCGGCATTTTCCCGATGGCGGAAACCCGGGACGATCTGGAAATCTTCTGGGTTGATCCGCGCCGGCGCGGCGTGCTGCCGCTGGACGGGTTCCACGCCTCGCGCAGCCTCGCCAACCGTCTGCGGCGGGATGCCTTTACGGTTACGCTCAACACCGATTTCATCGGGGTCATCGACGGCTGCGCCGACCGGCCCGAGACATGGATCAGCGGCGGCATTCGCGATCTCTACGCAAGGCTGCACGCCATGGGCCACGCCCATTCGCTGGAAGTCCACGCAGAGGGCACGCTTGTGGGCGGCGTCTACGGGGTCACGCTGGGCGCGGCATTCTGCGGAGAGTCGATGTTCTCGCGCCGCACCGATGCCTCGAAGGTCGCGCTGGCATGGCTGACCTGCCACTTGGCACGCTGCGGCTTCACCCTGTTCGACACCCAGTTCCTGACGACGCATCTCGCCTCGCTCGGCGCGGTCGAGATCACCCGGGAGGCCTATCGCGACGCCCTGTCTCTGGCCCTGTCATGCCCGGCCGACATCCTGTCGCGCCCCCTACCCGCCAGCGGCGCCGAGGTCGCGCAGCATCACCGCCGCAACGCTCAGGAGGTGGAGCAGCGCAACACCCAGACGTCGTAG
- a CDS encoding DUF2155 domain-containing protein, which translates to MRLIAFLMLLAGAASAQEAVDQGTGAVLRGLDKLNAATTDMTIANGQRAAFGVMEVELGDCRYPSGNPSGDAYAFLTIREAGVAEPVFRGWMVASSPALNPMNHPRYDVWVLRCSTS; encoded by the coding sequence ATGAGGCTGATTGCGTTTCTGATGCTGCTGGCCGGGGCTGCTTCGGCACAGGAAGCCGTGGACCAGGGCACCGGCGCGGTGCTGCGTGGGCTGGACAAGCTGAACGCCGCGACGACCGACATGACCATTGCCAACGGCCAGCGCGCTGCCTTCGGCGTGATGGAGGTCGAACTGGGCGATTGCCGCTATCCCAGCGGAAACCCCTCGGGCGATGCCTATGCCTTCCTGACGATCCGCGAGGCAGGTGTGGCGGAACCGGTCTTTCGCGGCTGGATGGTTGCGTCCTCGCCCGCGCTGAACCCCATGAACCACCCGCGCTACGACGTCTGGGTGTTGCGCTGCTCCACCTCCTGA
- a CDS encoding ABC transporter ATP-binding protein, whose protein sequence is MGILEVKDVGKRFGGLQALSDVNLSVAENTCHAIIGPNGAGKSTLLNCLVGKLIPDTGSVLFDGQSVLGRSPHEINQLGISRVFQTPEIFGDLTVMENMMIPLFAKRDGAYRLHAVKGMWSERALVEEAGRMLDEVNMADKRNMHAASMSRGDKRRLEMAMCLVQEPKLLLLDEPTAGMARADTNNTIDLLKEIKEKRDITIAIIEHDMHVVFSLADRITVLAQGTPLVEDLPEKIKGHPKVREAYLGEAA, encoded by the coding sequence ATGGGAATTCTCGAAGTCAAGGACGTGGGCAAACGCTTCGGCGGTCTTCAGGCCCTCTCGGACGTCAACCTGAGCGTGGCAGAGAACACCTGCCACGCGATCATCGGGCCGAACGGCGCGGGCAAGTCGACGCTGCTGAACTGCCTCGTCGGCAAGCTGATCCCGGACACCGGCTCGGTGCTTTTCGACGGCCAGTCGGTGCTGGGGCGCAGCCCGCACGAGATCAACCAGCTGGGCATCAGCCGCGTGTTCCAGACGCCCGAGATCTTCGGCGACCTGACCGTCATGGAGAACATGATGATCCCGCTTTTCGCCAAGCGCGACGGGGCCTACCGCCTGCACGCGGTGAAGGGGATGTGGAGCGAGCGCGCGCTGGTCGAAGAGGCCGGGCGCATGCTGGACGAGGTCAACATGGCCGACAAGCGCAACATGCACGCGGCCTCGATGTCGCGCGGCGACAAGCGACGGCTGGAGATGGCCATGTGCCTCGTGCAGGAACCCAAGCTGCTGCTGCTGGACGAGCCGACCGCCGGGATGGCGCGCGCCGACACCAACAACACCATCGATCTGCTGAAAGAGATCAAGGAAAAGCGCGACATCACCATCGCCATCATCGAACACGACATGCACGTGGTGTTTTCTCTCGCCGACCGGATCACCGTGCTGGCGCAGGGCACCCCGCTGGTCGAGGACCTGCCCGAGAAGATCAAGGGCCACCCCAAGGTGCGCGAGGCCTACCTCGGCGAGGCCGCCTGA
- a CDS encoding branched-chain amino acid ABC transporter permease, whose product MDAILLQILNGLDKGSAYALIALGLTLIFGTLGVVNFAHGALFMIGAFCAVTLQRLFGLSFETIDETQTDFLGNPLKVKTPYVEAWFGPDFGATIIDWSVPLAILFAIPVMLVIGYVMERGLIKHFYKRPHADQILVTFGLAIVLQEVIKYYYGANPIQTPAPDALSGVMQVLPGVVYPVWRVVYFCFAVLVIGGVFAFLQFTTFGMVVRAGMADRETVGLLGIDIDKRFTLMFGLAAAVAGLAGVMYGPINAPNYHMGMDFLVLSFVVVVVGGMGSLPGAVLAGFLLGILESFASTTWATTTIPGINQIIIYLVAIIILLTRPRGLMGRKGVME is encoded by the coding sequence ATGGACGCTATCCTCCTTCAAATCCTGAACGGCCTCGACAAGGGCTCTGCCTATGCGCTGATCGCGCTCGGGCTCACACTGATCTTCGGCACGCTCGGTGTCGTGAACTTCGCCCACGGCGCGCTCTTCATGATCGGCGCCTTCTGCGCCGTCACGCTGCAACGGCTCTTCGGCCTCTCGTTCGAGACCATCGACGAGACCCAGACCGACTTCCTCGGCAACCCGCTGAAGGTGAAGACGCCCTACGTCGAGGCCTGGTTCGGCCCCGACTTCGGCGCCACGATCATCGACTGGTCGGTGCCGCTGGCAATCCTCTTCGCGATCCCGGTCATGCTGGTGATCGGCTACGTGATGGAACGCGGCCTCATCAAGCACTTCTACAAGCGCCCCCATGCGGACCAGATCCTCGTGACCTTCGGCCTCGCCATCGTGCTGCAGGAGGTCATCAAGTACTACTACGGCGCCAACCCGATCCAGACCCCCGCCCCCGACGCGCTGTCGGGTGTCATGCAGGTGTTGCCCGGCGTGGTCTACCCGGTGTGGCGCGTAGTCTACTTCTGCTTCGCAGTGCTGGTCATCGGCGGCGTCTTCGCCTTCCTGCAGTTCACCACCTTCGGAATGGTCGTCCGCGCGGGCATGGCCGACCGCGAGACCGTGGGCCTTCTGGGCATCGACATCGACAAGCGCTTTACCCTGATGTTCGGCCTCGCCGCAGCCGTCGCGGGGCTTGCGGGCGTCATGTACGGGCCGATCAATGCGCCCAACTACCACATGGGCATGGATTTCCTCGTCCTCAGCTTCGTCGTGGTCGTGGTCGGCGGCATGGGCTCCCTGCCCGGAGCGGTGCTTGCGGGCTTCCTGCTGGGCATCCTCGAAAGCTTCGCCTCGACGACCTGGGCCACCACCACGATCCCCGGGATCAACCAGATCATCATCTACCTCGTCGCGATCATCATCCTTCTGACCCGTCCGCGCGGTCTGATGGGTCGCAAAGGCGTGATGGAGTAA
- a CDS encoding NADH:ubiquinone oxidoreductase subunit NDUFA12: MSLLKTLLRAVTWWDGSTLNTALYTARKGVKVGEDEQGNAFYRTADGKKRWVIFNGEMEASRVSPDWHGWLHYTFDEPPSERPLPHKAWEKPHIENLTGTALAYAPPGSIRREQPAERRDYEAWSPE, translated from the coding sequence ATGAGCCTGCTGAAGACGCTGCTGCGCGCCGTGACCTGGTGGGACGGGTCGACGCTGAACACCGCGCTTTACACCGCCCGCAAGGGTGTGAAGGTCGGCGAGGACGAGCAGGGCAATGCCTTCTACCGGACCGCCGACGGCAAGAAGCGCTGGGTGATCTTCAACGGAGAGATGGAGGCAAGCCGCGTCAGCCCCGACTGGCATGGCTGGTTGCACTACACCTTCGACGAGCCACCAAGCGAGCGTCCGCTGCCCCACAAGGCGTGGGAGAAGCCCCATATCGAGAACCTGACCGGCACGGCGCTGGCCTATGCGCCGCCGGGGTCGATCCGCCGCGAGCAGCCCGCAGAGCGCCGCGACTACGAGGCCTGGAGCCCGGAATGA
- the accC gene encoding acetyl-CoA carboxylase biotin carboxylase subunit: MFDKILIANRGEIALRVIRACREMGIPSVAVHSTADSDAMHVRMADETICIGPAPSTDSYLSLPAIISACEVTGAQAIHPGYGFLSENARFVQIVEDHGLTFIGPSAQHIRTMGDKITAKETAKELGIPVVPGSAGGVPTVEDAKAIGADFGYPVIIKATAGGGGRGMKVARNEAEMERAFMTARSEAKAAFGNDEVYIEKYLQKPRHIEIQVFGDGQGGGVHLGERDCSLQRRHQKVLEEAPGPTITPEERARIGKICADAIAKMGYSGAGTIEFLYEDGEFYFIEMNTRLQVEHPVTEAIFGVDLVREQIRVAAGEKLSFTQDDLTINGHAIEVRINAEKLPEFRPSPGRISHFHAPGGLGVRMDSALYDGYRIPPYYDSLIAKLIVHGRDRPEALARLNRALGELIVDGIDTTIPLFHALLQEKDIHTGDYNIHWLEKWLESGGLKD; encoded by the coding sequence ATGTTCGACAAGATCCTGATTGCCAACCGAGGCGAAATCGCGCTGCGCGTGATCCGCGCCTGCCGCGAGATGGGCATCCCTTCGGTTGCGGTGCATTCGACCGCTGACAGCGATGCCATGCACGTCCGCATGGCCGATGAAACCATCTGCATCGGCCCCGCGCCCTCGACCGACAGCTACCTGTCGCTGCCCGCCATCATCTCGGCCTGCGAAGTCACGGGCGCGCAGGCGATCCACCCGGGCTACGGTTTCCTCAGCGAAAACGCCCGCTTCGTGCAGATCGTCGAGGACCACGGCCTGACCTTCATCGGCCCCTCTGCGCAGCATATCCGGACCATGGGTGACAAGATCACCGCCAAGGAAACCGCGAAAGAGCTGGGCATCCCGGTCGTTCCCGGCTCTGCCGGCGGCGTTCCCACGGTCGAGGACGCCAAGGCCATCGGCGCCGATTTCGGCTATCCGGTGATCATCAAGGCCACCGCCGGCGGCGGCGGGCGCGGCATGAAGGTCGCCCGCAACGAAGCCGAGATGGAGCGTGCCTTCATGACCGCCCGGTCAGAGGCCAAGGCCGCCTTCGGCAACGACGAAGTCTACATCGAGAAGTACCTGCAAAAGCCGCGCCACATCGAGATCCAGGTGTTTGGCGACGGTCAGGGCGGCGGCGTCCATCTGGGCGAGCGCGACTGCTCGCTGCAGCGGCGTCACCAGAAGGTTCTGGAAGAGGCCCCCGGCCCCACCATCACCCCCGAGGAACGCGCCCGCATCGGCAAGATCTGCGCCGACGCCATCGCCAAGATGGGCTACAGCGGTGCCGGTACGATCGAGTTCCTCTACGAGGACGGCGAGTTCTACTTCATCGAGATGAACACCCGCCTGCAGGTCGAACACCCGGTGACCGAAGCGATCTTCGGCGTCGACCTGGTGCGCGAGCAGATCCGGGTGGCGGCTGGCGAAAAGCTGTCTTTCACGCAGGACGACCTGACGATCAACGGCCACGCCATCGAGGTCCGCATCAACGCCGAAAAACTGCCCGAGTTCCGGCCCTCTCCCGGGCGGATCAGCCACTTTCACGCGCCGGGCGGCCTTGGCGTGCGGATGGATTCCGCGCTGTACGACGGCTACCGCATCCCGCCCTATTACGACAGCCTGATCGCCAAGCTGATCGTGCACGGCCGCGACCGGCCCGAGGCGCTGGCCCGGCTGAACCGTGCTCTCGGAGAATTGATCGTCGACGGGATCGATACCACGATCCCGCTTTTCCATGCGCTGTTGCAGGAAAAGGACATCCACACAGGCGATTACAACATCCATTGGCTGGAAAAATGGCTGGAATCCGGCGGGCTGAAAGATTAA